One part of the Gemmatimonadaceae bacterium genome encodes these proteins:
- a CDS encoding response regulator transcription factor, translating into MISESIRVLLADDHSVVRAGLKAVLGATPDVVVVGEASNGRDAVDAVARLKPDVVVMDLSMPVLDGVAATKEIVASGVGTRVIILSMHAEEDYLVPAMEAGASGYLVKTNADRELANAIRGVAHGEVYVQSSAARVLAKKLAAKSPAASERERYEKLTGRERDVLRRVALGYSAPEIGVQLQISPKTVDTYKQRIQEKVDLGHRSQYVQFALRLGLLTVE; encoded by the coding sequence ATGATAAGCGAGTCAATCCGTGTCTTACTCGCCGACGATCACAGCGTCGTGCGCGCAGGACTCAAAGCGGTCCTCGGTGCGACGCCGGACGTCGTCGTCGTCGGCGAGGCGAGCAACGGACGTGACGCAGTGGACGCGGTCGCGCGTCTCAAACCCGACGTCGTCGTGATGGATCTGTCGATGCCCGTTCTCGACGGCGTCGCCGCGACGAAAGAAATCGTCGCGAGCGGGGTGGGGACGCGCGTCATCATTCTCAGCATGCATGCCGAGGAGGACTATCTCGTTCCCGCGATGGAGGCGGGCGCGTCAGGATATTTGGTGAAGACGAACGCCGACCGAGAGTTGGCGAACGCCATTCGCGGTGTTGCGCACGGCGAGGTCTACGTGCAATCGTCCGCCGCTCGAGTACTCGCGAAGAAGCTTGCCGCGAAAAGCCCAGCCGCGAGCGAACGCGAGCGATACGAAAAGCTGACCGGCCGCGAGCGGGATGTGCTGCGCCGCGTTGCGCTGGGCTACTCGGCCCCCGAGATCGGCGTGCAGCTCCAAATCAGCCCGAAGACGGTCGACACGTACAAGCAGCGGATTCAGGAAAAGGTCGACTTGGGGCATCGATCGCAATACGTACAGTTTGCGCTGCGGCTCGGGCTGCTCACCGTCGAGTAG
- a CDS encoding DUF4010 domain-containing protein, translated as MPLDGQRDIATRLTIAALVGLAAGLEREWSGHASGPDARFAGLRTFCLLGLLGGIAGVLAASSELELAAAMAGGGAALCVAAYIVVARKPGASPDGTTEAAALAILALGALAGFGWIGIASGAGAIVVLLLSEKTRLHWLVRQLGEPEFRAGVQFAVLAVVVLPLLPPGPYFGDLAIKPRALWSIVLLFSALNFGGFIARRRLGPNRGLSVTGALGGLVSSTAVTLTFSRMSRADDDLGASLASGVLAACTVLIPRVLIVSAFLNPSVSLALLPMLALPLAVGIAFTFLGIRSSGAPRGAADRAENPLRLMTAIPMAVVFQAAMLGVMFAQRLWGSTGVYGGATVLGLTDVDALTVSMSRQGASLTTAVAAHAIAIGILANTILKLAVAAIVGRSAYRRRTAAGLGALAASTAVGLLFA; from the coding sequence ATGCCATTGGACGGACAGCGAGACATCGCGACCAGATTGACCATCGCAGCATTGGTGGGCCTCGCGGCCGGTCTCGAGCGCGAGTGGTCCGGTCACGCGTCCGGCCCCGATGCGAGATTCGCCGGACTCCGCACTTTCTGCCTGCTCGGGCTGCTTGGCGGGATCGCCGGCGTTCTGGCGGCGTCTTCGGAACTCGAGCTGGCCGCCGCGATGGCCGGGGGCGGCGCGGCGCTGTGCGTCGCGGCGTACATCGTCGTTGCCCGGAAGCCCGGCGCATCGCCCGATGGAACCACGGAAGCCGCGGCACTCGCGATTCTCGCGCTTGGCGCGCTCGCCGGATTTGGTTGGATCGGAATCGCGTCGGGGGCCGGTGCGATCGTCGTTCTGCTGCTGAGCGAAAAGACGCGTCTCCACTGGCTCGTGCGGCAACTCGGCGAGCCCGAGTTTCGAGCCGGGGTTCAGTTCGCGGTGCTCGCCGTGGTCGTGCTCCCTCTCTTGCCGCCGGGCCCGTACTTCGGCGATCTGGCGATCAAGCCCCGCGCGCTGTGGTCGATCGTGCTGCTCTTTTCCGCACTCAACTTCGGCGGGTTCATCGCTCGGCGACGGCTGGGTCCGAACCGTGGGCTGAGCGTCACCGGCGCGCTCGGCGGGCTGGTGTCGTCCACGGCCGTGACGCTCACGTTCTCGCGGATGAGCAGAGCCGACGACGACCTCGGGGCGTCGCTGGCGAGCGGAGTGCTGGCCGCGTGCACGGTGTTGATTCCACGGGTGCTGATCGTGAGCGCGTTCTTGAATCCCTCGGTGTCGCTCGCGTTGCTGCCGATGCTGGCATTGCCGCTCGCCGTCGGGATCGCCTTCACATTTCTCGGAATTCGCTCGAGCGGCGCGCCCCGCGGCGCCGCCGACCGGGCAGAGAACCCGCTGCGCCTCATGACGGCGATCCCGATGGCTGTCGTGTTCCAGGCGGCGATGCTCGGCGTGATGTTCGCGCAGCGTCTGTGGGGAAGCACAGGGGTGTACGGCGGCGCCACGGTTCTCGGATTGACCGACGTCGACGCGCTGACCGTCTCGATGAGTCGGCAGGGGGCGAGTCTGACCACGGCGGTCGCGGCGCACGCGATCGCGATCGGCATTCTGGCGAACACGATCCTGAAGCTGGCCGTCGCGGCGATCGTCGGCCGCTCGGCATACCGTCGTCGGACCGCCGCCGGCCTCGGCGCGCTCGCCGCGAGCACCGCGGTCGGCCTACTCTTCGCCTGA
- a CDS encoding VIT family protein — protein sequence MRRTRHIEQHFTHRIGWLRAAVLGANDGIVSTASLVVGVAAAESGRSAIVLAGLAGLVAGAMSMAAGEYVSVSSQADTEKADLARERKELAESPEAELRELQQIYVDRGLDPELALRVARQLSARDTLAAHAREELGITETQAANPIQAAVTSAATFSVGAALPLIVTVFAPASAVIALVAAASLICLAVLGALAAGAGGASRTRGALRVTFWSALALAVTALVGHFFGTAM from the coding sequence ATGCGTCGGACACGTCACATTGAGCAGCACTTCACTCACCGCATCGGTTGGCTTCGCGCGGCGGTCCTGGGCGCCAATGACGGGATCGTCTCAACCGCGTCGCTCGTCGTCGGCGTCGCGGCCGCGGAGAGCGGACGAAGCGCCATCGTACTCGCCGGACTCGCCGGCTTGGTCGCCGGAGCGATGTCCATGGCCGCCGGTGAATACGTCTCGGTCAGCTCTCAGGCCGACACCGAAAAGGCCGATCTCGCGCGCGAACGAAAAGAGCTCGCCGAGTCGCCCGAGGCGGAGCTTCGCGAGCTTCAGCAGATTTACGTCGATCGTGGGCTCGATCCCGAACTCGCGCTTCGCGTCGCGCGGCAACTCAGCGCGCGGGACACGCTGGCCGCGCACGCCCGCGAGGAGCTGGGAATCACCGAAACGCAGGCCGCGAATCCGATTCAAGCCGCCGTCACGTCCGCCGCGACGTTTTCCGTCGGCGCGGCGCTGCCGTTGATCGTCACGGTGTTTGCACCGGCGTCGGCCGTCATCGCGCTCGTTGCCGCCGCGTCGCTGATCTGTCTGGCGGTCCTCGGAGCGCTCGCCGCCGGCGCGGGCGGCGCGAGCCGAACTCGCGGCGCGCTTCGCGTCACCTTTTGGAGCGCTCTCGCGCTCGCCGTCACGGCGTTGGTCGGACATTTCTTCGGCACCGCGATGTAG
- a CDS encoding Hsp20/alpha crystallin family protein: MALMRLTRRQPRLAFPGFFPSTAFPTFDDVENRMNRFIERALNEPFAAATFPETIGWVPAMDIVETPKEFALTAELPGMELKDITVNVEDGVLSISGEKTEERKEEADKKVYLYERSYGSFQRSFSLPTGVDASKVNADFSKGVLKVHIPKNGDVKPAGRKVEITSA, encoded by the coding sequence ATGGCACTCATGAGACTCACCCGTCGTCAACCCCGCCTCGCGTTCCCGGGGTTCTTTCCATCGACGGCGTTCCCGACATTCGACGACGTGGAAAATCGAATGAACCGTTTCATAGAACGCGCGCTGAACGAGCCTTTCGCCGCCGCGACATTCCCGGAGACCATCGGGTGGGTTCCGGCAATGGACATCGTCGAGACACCCAAAGAGTTCGCCCTGACCGCGGAGCTGCCGGGCATGGAGCTCAAGGACATCACGGTCAACGTCGAGGACGGCGTGTTGTCGATCAGCGGCGAAAAGACCGAGGAGAGGAAGGAAGAGGCGGACAAGAAGGTCTACCTCTACGAGCGCAGCTACGGGTCGTTCCAGCGGTCGTTCTCGCTGCCGACCGGCGTCGACGCCTCCAAGGTCAACGCCGACTTCAGCAAGGGTGTGCTGAAAGTGCACATCCCGAAGAACGGCGACGTGAAGCCGGCGGGTCGCAAGGTGGAGATCACGTCGGCCTAA
- a CDS encoding universal stress protein, whose translation MTAIATRSRRAASKPKASSSERPILVATAGEDESRGALRVAAALSASIHAPVVALGVAAPFPHNFSARITLRPPTSIDEKTRRDVHDRIRESLREIPQSDSWIVRAFTGTPADLVAAAADEWKARMIVVGTGRHSRLDRIFGSETAIAVMRSARVPVLAVHKRATGLPERAVAAVDFTDASLAAATLAAQLLGPGGTLFVAHVCAFGEAKAKPGDLIDLYRAGARAKLGEVASLVRTRTKRRVTAAMLTGEAGSAIVSFARRERCDLIALGGHPLALIDRILIGSVRTRIVRDAPSSVLIAPPDVGAATK comes from the coding sequence GTGACCGCCATCGCCACGCGTTCGCGCCGCGCGGCCTCGAAGCCGAAGGCTTCGTCGTCCGAGCGCCCGATCCTTGTCGCGACGGCGGGCGAGGACGAATCACGTGGCGCACTGCGGGTGGCGGCGGCGCTTTCGGCCTCGATTCACGCTCCCGTTGTCGCGTTGGGCGTCGCCGCGCCGTTCCCGCACAACTTCTCGGCACGCATCACGTTGCGGCCGCCGACGTCCATCGACGAAAAAACGCGGCGTGACGTGCACGACCGAATTCGCGAATCGTTGCGCGAAATTCCGCAATCAGATTCGTGGATCGTGCGCGCCTTCACCGGGACGCCCGCCGATCTGGTAGCTGCCGCGGCCGACGAGTGGAAGGCACGCATGATCGTGGTCGGAACCGGGCGTCACTCCCGACTGGACAGGATCTTCGGGAGCGAGACGGCCATTGCGGTCATGCGCAGCGCTCGCGTTCCCGTCCTCGCCGTTCACAAGCGCGCGACCGGCCTTCCCGAGCGCGCGGTGGCAGCCGTTGATTTCACGGACGCGAGCCTGGCCGCCGCCACACTCGCCGCGCAGCTGCTTGGCCCGGGCGGCACGCTGTTCGTCGCACACGTGTGCGCGTTCGGCGAAGCCAAGGCAAAACCCGGGGACTTGATCGACCTGTATCGGGCGGGCGCGCGGGCGAAGTTGGGCGAGGTGGCTTCGCTGGTACGGACGCGGACCAAGCGGCGCGTGACCGCCGCGATGCTCACCGGGGAGGCGGGTAGCGCGATCGTCAGCTTCGCGCGCCGCGAACGCTGCGATCTGATCGCGCTCGGCGGTCACCCGCTGGCGCTCATCGATCGAATTCTCATCGGCAGCGTTCGTACACGAATCGTTCGCGACGCGCCAAGTTCGGTCCTGATTGCGCCGCCCGACGTCGGCGCCGCGACGAAGTAG
- a CDS encoding universal stress protein, giving the protein MHIRSLVVGMDFSETSIVTARWAAEHFAPNAEITLVHAVSLPDRPAFAEQLLPATDTIESVACRSAERRMSDAIRSISTRAKFEVRVGKPHEEIVSAARERRADVIVVGPHDDRHARSRWLGSTAERIVRTSPMPVLVAIDPPARAPRTVLVPVNESRLTESILAWASRFAVTFDAEVKLLHVWSESLYAYVGSMAYAGSSDDLAAQRVVEQEIRDATTHWLSDLTAAGFQGRRASAIVRHGEVADVTLDIAAATHADLIVMGRSGGLVIAPSPFGSTLRTVLHRAPCSVFVVSEPLPGR; this is encoded by the coding sequence ATGCACATCAGATCCCTCGTCGTCGGGATGGATTTCAGCGAGACGTCGATCGTCACCGCCCGCTGGGCCGCGGAACATTTCGCGCCGAATGCGGAGATCACGCTGGTGCACGCGGTCTCGCTGCCCGATCGGCCGGCGTTCGCCGAACAACTGTTGCCAGCGACCGATACGATCGAATCGGTGGCATGCCGCAGCGCCGAACGGCGCATGAGCGACGCGATCCGGTCGATCTCGACACGCGCGAAATTCGAGGTCCGCGTCGGCAAGCCGCACGAAGAGATCGTCTCGGCGGCGCGAGAGCGGCGGGCCGACGTGATCGTCGTCGGTCCTCATGACGATCGCCATGCGCGGTCGCGCTGGCTCGGTTCGACGGCCGAGCGAATCGTCCGCACGTCACCGATGCCGGTGCTTGTCGCCATCGATCCGCCGGCACGGGCGCCGCGAACGGTGCTCGTTCCCGTGAACGAAAGCCGCCTGACGGAATCCATCCTCGCGTGGGCGAGCCGGTTCGCCGTGACGTTCGATGCCGAGGTCAAGCTGCTCCACGTGTGGAGCGAGTCGCTTTACGCGTACGTTGGATCGATGGCATACGCGGGCAGTTCCGACGATCTGGCCGCGCAGCGCGTGGTCGAGCAAGAGATTCGCGACGCGACGACGCATTGGCTTTCCGACTTGACGGCGGCCGGGTTCCAGGGGCGGCGCGCGTCGGCGATCGTGAGACACGGGGAGGTCGCGGACGTCACCCTCGACATCGCTGCGGCAACGCACGCCGATCTCATCGTGATGGGGCGCAGCGGCGGGCTCGTAATCGCGCCGTCACCCTTCGGCAGCACGCTGCGTACGGTGTTACATCGAGCGCCGTGCTCGGTGTTCGTCGTGTCGGAGCCCCTCCCGGGACGATAG
- a CDS encoding RNA polymerase sigma factor RpoD/SigA: MSASTRRHRESAGDSLSAYLREIGSYPLLTPADEANLARRARSGDAPAADRLICSNLRFVVSVAKKYQHHGIPLADLIDEGNLGLIRAAHRFDETRGVRFISYAIWWVRQAIVQAIAESGHAVRVPLTRFTAMRRVSRHADVLRKELGREPTQLELIEEAGINAADAAVTLHIARAPVSLDAAVGDDARLLEFMPDDSSEPPDHEAVNADLAESIETALAALRDREATVVRLYFGFDGGDPMTLESIGQRLGVTRERVRQIKDRALCRLRKSDVAPALATLRGA, translated from the coding sequence ATGTCCGCATCCACTCGGCGTCATCGAGAATCGGCCGGCGACTCACTCAGCGCTTATCTGCGCGAGATCGGGTCGTACCCCCTCCTCACACCGGCCGACGAGGCCAATCTCGCGCGCCGGGCACGGAGCGGAGACGCGCCTGCCGCCGACCGTTTGATTTGCTCGAATCTTCGGTTCGTCGTCTCCGTGGCGAAGAAGTATCAGCATCACGGCATTCCACTCGCCGACCTGATCGACGAGGGAAACCTCGGTCTCATCCGCGCCGCGCACCGATTCGACGAGACACGCGGCGTGAGATTTATTTCATATGCGATCTGGTGGGTTCGCCAAGCGATCGTTCAGGCGATCGCCGAGTCGGGTCACGCCGTTCGGGTCCCGCTGACGAGGTTCACGGCCATGCGGCGCGTCAGCCGCCACGCCGACGTGTTGCGAAAAGAGCTCGGCCGCGAGCCGACGCAGCTCGAGCTCATCGAGGAGGCCGGCATCAACGCGGCCGATGCGGCGGTCACGTTGCACATCGCCAGAGCGCCGGTTTCGCTGGATGCGGCCGTCGGCGACGACGCACGCCTCCTGGAGTTCATGCCCGACGATTCGTCGGAACCGCCCGACCACGAAGCCGTGAATGCCGATCTCGCCGAGTCCATCGAGACCGCACTGGCCGCGCTTCGAGACCGCGAAGCCACGGTGGTGCGACTCTACTTCGGGTTCGATGGAGGAGACCCGATGACCCTCGAGAGCATCGGGCAACGACTCGGCGTGACGCGTGAACGAGTCCGGCAGATCAAGGATCGGGCGCTTTGTCGTTTGCGCAAGTCGGACGTCGCTCCCGCCTTGGCGACGCTTCGCGGCGCGTGA
- a CDS encoding heavy metal translocating P-type ATPase encodes MRVRLLSLGSTLLFLAAGGVCAILGRPNLARDVWMLGVVATGAPIVFRTLRAVAHGRLATDIVASLSIIGATALDQPLAGLVIVLMQAGGEALERYAEGRASAAVRALEAAAPRKARRVREGAVDEVPAADVRIGDTLLILPGDLVPCDGVVVDGESELDTSSLTGESAPLRATRTTRVMSGMANGFGSFRMIAMAPAERSQYARIVELVRSAQTSKAPLQRLADRYAVWFTPITVAVCGIAVGLTHDWMRALSILVVATPCPLILATPVAIIGGINRAAHRFVIIRHGGALEALSEVNTAVFDKTGTLTVGTPMLERVAVDTGFDRATVLGYAAAVERRSSHLLARVLVDAVQSERIRVPESTGALETPGQGVAGVVDGHYVRVGARSFIVPDCVGGVLAAARLERPGATLRAYVSIDQRLAAVFEYADQLRPDLAGLLGALESSGIRRMALLSGDHAPIARDIAARVGIEETYGDLMPGDKAQFIERMRAEGGVVMMIGDGINDAPALSTADVGVALASHGGGIAAEAADVIILVDSLSRVSETKVIADRTMRIARQSIRVGLGLSGVAMLVAAFGGLAPIVGAALQEVIDVAVILNALRTSVPPRSERRRADTDEKPVATEPHPVAPRRAA; translated from the coding sequence ATGCGCGTTCGCCTCCTCTCGCTCGGGTCGACGCTGCTCTTCCTCGCGGCGGGCGGCGTGTGCGCCATCCTCGGCCGGCCCAATCTGGCGCGGGACGTGTGGATGCTCGGCGTCGTCGCGACGGGAGCGCCGATCGTCTTTCGTACGCTGCGCGCGGTCGCGCACGGGCGCCTCGCGACGGACATCGTCGCGTCCTTGTCGATCATCGGGGCCACCGCGCTCGACCAGCCGTTGGCCGGACTCGTCATCGTACTCATGCAGGCGGGCGGAGAGGCGCTGGAGCGGTATGCCGAGGGGCGCGCGTCGGCGGCGGTTCGCGCGCTCGAAGCCGCCGCTCCGCGAAAGGCGCGCCGGGTCCGTGAGGGAGCCGTGGACGAGGTGCCCGCGGCCGACGTTCGGATCGGCGACACGCTTCTGATCCTGCCCGGCGATCTCGTTCCCTGCGATGGCGTCGTCGTGGATGGCGAATCCGAGCTCGACACCTCGTCGCTCACGGGCGAATCTGCGCCGCTGCGGGCGACGCGCACGACGCGCGTGATGAGCGGCATGGCCAATGGATTCGGTTCGTTTCGAATGATCGCGATGGCGCCGGCCGAGCGCAGTCAATACGCGCGAATCGTGGAGCTGGTACGCAGCGCGCAGACGAGCAAAGCGCCGCTGCAACGGCTCGCGGATCGGTACGCCGTCTGGTTCACGCCGATCACCGTGGCGGTCTGCGGGATCGCGGTGGGTCTCACGCACGATTGGATGCGCGCGCTGTCCATCCTCGTCGTCGCCACACCCTGTCCGTTGATTCTCGCGACTCCGGTCGCGATCATCGGCGGGATCAATCGCGCCGCCCATCGGTTCGTGATCATTCGACACGGTGGGGCGCTCGAGGCGTTGAGCGAAGTGAACACGGCCGTGTTCGACAAGACCGGCACACTCACCGTCGGCACGCCCATGCTGGAGCGTGTCGCCGTCGACACGGGATTCGATCGGGCGACGGTGCTCGGCTACGCGGCGGCCGTCGAGCGGCGGTCGAGTCATCTGCTCGCCCGCGTGCTCGTCGATGCGGTGCAGAGCGAACGCATACGGGTCCCCGAAAGCACTGGAGCGTTGGAGACGCCGGGCCAGGGTGTTGCGGGGGTCGTCGACGGCCACTACGTGCGGGTCGGCGCCCGCTCATTCATCGTCCCCGACTGCGTCGGAGGTGTCCTCGCCGCGGCGCGACTCGAGCGGCCCGGCGCGACGTTGCGGGCTTACGTCTCGATCGACCAGCGGCTCGCCGCGGTGTTCGAGTACGCGGACCAGCTTCGCCCCGACCTCGCCGGCCTGCTCGGCGCTCTCGAATCGTCCGGGATCCGCCGCATGGCGCTTCTTTCGGGCGATCACGCGCCGATCGCCCGCGACATCGCCGCGCGAGTCGGAATCGAAGAGACCTACGGCGATCTCATGCCGGGTGACAAAGCGCAGTTCATCGAGCGCATGCGGGCCGAAGGCGGCGTCGTGATGATGATCGGCGACGGCATCAACGATGCGCCGGCGCTGTCCACGGCGGATGTCGGCGTGGCGCTCGCTTCGCACGGCGGCGGCATTGCCGCCGAGGCAGCCGACGTCATCATCCTGGTCGATTCGCTCTCACGCGTCAGCGAGACGAAGGTGATCGCCGATCGCACCATGCGGATTGCGCGACAGAGCATCCGCGTAGGACTCGGACTGAGCGGCGTCGCCATGCTCGTCGCCGCGTTCGGCGGTTTGGCGCCGATCGTCGGAGCCGCGCTGCAGGAGGTGATCGACGTCGCCGTGATCCTCAATGCGCTGCGGACGTCGGTCCCGCCACGGTCGGAACGCCGGCGCGCTGACACCGACGAGAAGCCGGTGGCGACCGAGCCCCACCCTGTCGCGCCTCGACGCGCCGCCTAA
- a CDS encoding Ig-like domain-containing protein, giving the protein MLSPRRLLIGLALPLAAALLGCPNDNDLTDPFAPMDLAIQVSPSQVTITISDTVTASANTQLVLSATSLGFPVVTPHARWTTSNPNVALVDSSGRVQALTPGVATITARVNGETSNSVVTVSNQVTGLTLLPTTAAGAVGDSIVLTATAVGSNGVIVGGTVYTFTVADPSVASLTRTGNQTVQLRLLKVGSTQAIVSAGGRVASSSITVH; this is encoded by the coding sequence ATGCTTTCTCCACGACGCCTCCTCATCGGCCTGGCGCTGCCCCTCGCGGCAGCGCTTCTCGGCTGTCCGAACGACAATGACCTGACGGATCCGTTCGCGCCGATGGATCTCGCCATTCAGGTCTCGCCGAGTCAGGTGACCATCACCATCTCCGACACGGTGACGGCGAGTGCCAACACGCAACTCGTGCTCAGCGCGACGTCGCTCGGCTTCCCGGTCGTGACGCCGCACGCTCGCTGGACGACCTCCAACCCGAACGTTGCGCTCGTCGACTCGAGCGGCCGAGTGCAGGCGCTGACTCCCGGCGTCGCGACGATCACCGCGCGCGTGAATGGCGAGACCTCGAACTCCGTGGTGACCGTCAGCAACCAAGTCACCGGTCTCACGCTTCTTCCAACGACGGCTGCGGGCGCGGTCGGCGACAGCATCGTGCTCACGGCGACCGCCGTCGGCTCGAATGGCGTGATCGTCGGTGGAACGGTCTACACGTTCACGGTCGCCGATCCCTCGGTCGCCAGCCTGACGCGCACGGGGAATCAGACCGTGCAGCTCCGACTCCTGAAGGTCGGGTCGACGCAAGCCATCGTGAGCGCCGGCGGCCGAGTCGCCTCCAGCTCGATCACCGTTCACTAG
- a CDS encoding AI-2E family transporter, whose product MRYGDRVVDAVIVDSRTRGLRVPLLVIAVSLLIAILPFASGLVGALVLFAITRRLHIRLASHLSPRASAAIVSIGAAAALLVPGVWLASTVVSEARVALHRLSADDLTRWLASMPLVASDMSQEIAAAVTSVVGWLSARAVQFFGGLSTAVLNALLALVGAYYLLLDAPGLWARVKRVLSLPEEIADLLVARFAAVTDALLLGTMLTCALQGTIVGIGFALVGLRPAVLWGFVTACAAVLPILGSAFVWLPGIVVLLAKHEFGAAALLALIGGGLASNIDNVVRLVVYRRVSGIHPMLTLIGAIAGVHVLGFVGAFMGPLIVSCFVELLSIYDEAKREHDPPVALAPQVV is encoded by the coding sequence ATGAGATACGGCGATCGAGTTGTCGACGCGGTGATTGTCGATTCGCGGACAAGAGGACTGCGTGTTCCTCTCCTCGTCATCGCGGTGAGTCTGCTGATCGCGATTCTACCGTTCGCGTCAGGGCTTGTCGGGGCGCTCGTTCTATTCGCGATCACGCGCCGGCTTCACATTCGGCTCGCGTCGCATCTCTCGCCCCGCGCGTCGGCGGCCATCGTCTCGATCGGCGCGGCGGCCGCGTTGCTCGTTCCGGGTGTGTGGCTGGCGTCGACCGTCGTCTCCGAAGCGCGCGTCGCGCTTCACCGCCTCAGTGCCGACGATCTCACGCGATGGTTGGCGTCGATGCCCCTGGTCGCCTCCGACATGTCCCAGGAAATCGCGGCGGCCGTGACCTCCGTCGTCGGGTGGCTTTCCGCTCGCGCCGTCCAGTTCTTCGGCGGCCTTTCGACCGCCGTCCTCAACGCGCTGCTGGCGCTGGTCGGCGCATACTACCTGCTGCTCGACGCGCCCGGTTTGTGGGCGCGTGTAAAGCGAGTGCTCTCCCTTCCGGAAGAGATCGCGGACCTTCTCGTCGCGCGCTTCGCGGCGGTCACCGACGCGCTGCTTCTTGGCACGATGCTGACGTGCGCGCTCCAAGGAACGATCGTCGGCATCGGGTTTGCCCTCGTCGGACTTCGCCCCGCCGTGCTCTGGGGGTTCGTCACCGCTTGTGCGGCGGTGCTGCCGATTCTCGGCAGCGCCTTCGTCTGGTTGCCGGGTATCGTCGTCCTGCTCGCCAAACACGAGTTCGGCGCGGCGGCGCTGCTGGCGCTGATCGGCGGCGGGCTCGCCTCGAACATCGACAACGTCGTGCGCCTGGTCGTCTACCGCCGCGTTTCCGGAATTCATCCAATGCTCACGTTGATTGGCGCGATTGCGGGTGTCCACGTGCTCGGCTTCGTCGGCGCGTTCATGGGACCGCTGATCGTTTCCTGCTTCGTCGAATTGCTCTCGATCTACGACGAGGCGAAGCGTGAACATGATCCGCCGGTCGCGCTTGCACCGCAGGTTGTTTGA
- a CDS encoding universal stress protein has product MFHTLLVPLDRSSLAEQAIGHAASIARESGASIELVLVHEPFPFAGYADLPWDDMAAEQKYLDAVATDVESGTHVSTTRTVLRGAPAETIVRRAREIGADLIVMTSHGRTGFSRTWLGSVADAVMRKSAIPVLMLRPEHETPNRRATRSGIQRLLVPLDGSGLAKSIVPAAADLARASHAAITLLRIVPIIPIMVAYEPTMPVTTLPVIPDEAATQQLVDDATTEIELVAKRIHEETGIAIEARAVVAEHAARAIVDEAETRSIDVIAMSTHGRGASRLLLGSVADKVLRASRVPVLLYRPAERATTALTLDEAEVAKQLPSLVGE; this is encoded by the coding sequence ATGTTCCACACACTGCTGGTTCCACTCGATCGATCATCGCTGGCTGAACAAGCGATCGGTCACGCCGCGTCCATCGCTCGTGAGTCCGGGGCTTCGATCGAACTCGTCCTGGTTCACGAACCATTCCCGTTCGCCGGCTACGCCGATCTCCCCTGGGACGACATGGCGGCCGAACAGAAGTATCTCGACGCGGTTGCGACCGACGTCGAGTCGGGGACACACGTCTCCACGACGCGTACGGTGCTTCGCGGGGCGCCGGCGGAAACGATCGTCCGCCGAGCACGCGAAATCGGCGCCGATCTCATCGTCATGACGTCTCATGGACGAACGGGCTTTAGCCGCACATGGCTCGGGAGCGTCGCCGATGCGGTCATGCGGAAATCCGCGATTCCGGTTCTCATGCTGCGCCCCGAGCACGAGACGCCGAACCGCCGCGCGACGCGGAGCGGGATCCAGCGGCTTCTCGTTCCGTTGGACGGATCGGGCCTGGCAAAGAGCATCGTACCGGCAGCCGCGGATTTGGCGCGCGCGTCGCATGCAGCGATCACGCTGCTTCGCATCGTGCCGATCATTCCGATCATGGTGGCGTACGAGCCGACGATGCCGGTGACGACCCTCCCGGTGATTCCCGACGAGGCGGCGACTCAGCAGCTCGTCGACGACGCGACCACCGAGATCGAGTTGGTGGCAAAGCGCATCCACGAGGAAACCGGCATTGCGATCGAGGCGCGTGCGGTCGTCGCGGAGCATGCAGCGCGCGCGATCGTCGACGAAGCCGAGACGCGGAGCATCGACGTCATCGCGATGTCGACGCACGGCCGCGGAGCTTCACGCCTGTTGCTGGGGAGCGTCGCCGACAAAGTCCTTCGCGCCAGCCGGGTTCCCGTTCTGCTCTACCGGCCTGCGGAGCGCGCGACGACGGCTCTGACGCTCGACGAAGCCGAGGTAGCGAAACAGCTCCCATCGCTGGTCGGCGAGTGA